From the genome of Calditrichota bacterium:
CAGGAGGCCGGCGGCAAGCTCTTCATCGGTCGCGAGGTCAAGAAGGGCCTGCTCCATCCCCCGCAGCCGGCAGTACATCTCGAAGACGCAGGGCGAAACATCGCAGCCGATGAAGCAGGTCTCCTTCTGGCGCACGACGGGTTCCATTTGTGCCAAGAGCTCCCCGATGTGCTCCAGCGGAAAAGCGTACGCCGCCACCTCCTCTGGGGATGCCTTTTCCAGCGGATAACCCTCAGTCTGATTGAAAGCGCCGCGCTTCACCCATTTGATCCCCCAGAAGTCGACGTGCCAGTCCCCTTCGTGCGCATGGGTTATGCCCTCCATGGCGTAGTTGTTGTTGACCCACGCCTGGCGGACATCGTTGCCCATTGCTTCGCCGACGAAAGACGGGGGAATGCCCAGGGAGCGGCCTAAGCGCTGGGCAGTGTCAGGGTGGAACCACATGAAAATGGGCACTCGGTCGGTGGGCTGCCGCCGCAGCGCAGCGTGGACGCGTTCTTTGCTGGTCATCGGCTTCGGCGCGAGCCTCCTTTGTGCGAGCGTGCCCGCCGCGATGAGTCGCCGCCGGGTCCCTGGCCAAAGAGCTCGGGCACGCGCTCCCACTCTTCGTACACGGCCATCACCGTGGCGGGATTGGCCCCCGCACCGAATTCCAGCTGGGCAATGACGCCACCTGCCGGGTCATACAGGTGCCTGGCGACCTCGCGCACTGCCCTCCTCCCGTCCTCCGGATCGGGAGATGGCAGGATGTGCTGCCGGTCGATTTCGCCCCAGAAAGTGATCTTCCCTTTCACTCGCCTTGCCAGATCCGCAATGTCCATGCAGAAGAGCTGCGAGTTTATGGCGTCCACGCCTATTTCCACCAGGTCCTCAAAAATCTCCGCGATGTTGCCGTCGGAGTGCATGAAGGCAAACTTGCCGTAGCCGTGGGAGAACTCACAATAGTCGCGATAGAGCGGCTTGAACAGTTCCCGCCACGTGTCCGGATGAATAAGCAGGCCGTGTTGACTGCCCCAGTCGTCCATGAAGCCAATCGCGTCCACGTCGGTGGTGACCCAAAACTGCATTTCTGCCAGGTAAAAGTCGTGAATGAGGTTCAGCAGCTCCACAACTTCCTCCCCGGGCTCGGCCATGTCCATGAGGCTCTGCTCGCTGCCTCTGATGAACTGGTAACGCTCCCACGGGCGCGGGCAGCAGCCCGCCAGGACGAATTTGTCCGTCTTGGCGTAGAACTTGTTCACAAGGCCCCTGGCCTTCTCCGTGTCCTCCGGCAGGATCTCGTAGGGCGGTTTCACCTCCTGCCACTGGCGCAAGTCGCTCAGCAAAGGCTCTCGCACCTCTCCCTGCACGCCGTCTTGAATGTTCACGAACCGGCATCCCCATTCGTCCACGAACGTGCCCTTGCGGTACATCTCCCCTTTTGCCCTCGGCGAGGGCCTGTAGACGATTGGTGAACCGGCAAAATCCGAGGGGAACCGGCGTTGCACCTCGGCTACCGCCTCGGGATAGTGGTCAGTAGCCCAGGGAAGCACCCAGAGGTCGCGTGGGATGCGCTCCGGATACCGGAACGTGATTGCCT
Proteins encoded in this window:
- a CDS encoding methyltransferase, producing MTIPREIVRKAITFRYPERIPRDLWVLPWATDHYPEAVAEVQRRFPSDFAGSPIVYRPSPRAKGEMYRKGTFVDEWGCRFVNIQDGVQGEVREPLLSDLRQWQEVKPPYEILPEDTEKARGLVNKFYAKTDKFVLAGCCPRPWERYQFIRGSEQSLMDMAEPGEEVVELLNLIHDFYLAEMQFWVTTDVDAIGFMDDWGSQHGLLIHPDTWRELFKPLYRDYCEFSHGYGKFAFMHSDGNIAEIFEDLVEIGVDAINSQLFCMDIADLARRVKGKITFWGEIDRQHILPSPDPEDGRRAVREVARHLYDPAGGVIAQLEFGAGANPATVMAVYEEWERVPELFGQGPGGDSSRRARSHKGGSRRSR